In Drosophila teissieri strain GT53w chromosome 2R, Prin_Dtei_1.1, whole genome shotgun sequence, the following proteins share a genomic window:
- the LOC122612750 gene encoding LOW QUALITY PROTEIN: ceramide glucosyltransferase (The sequence of the model RefSeq protein was modified relative to this genomic sequence to represent the inferred CDS: inserted 1 base in 1 codon), whose product MSHLPLPLYGFAAFFMVFWLGTWMVHVIAICYGRYKLHKKSCKLPTEAQPLPGVSILKPLMGVDPNLQHNLETFFTMDYPLYELLFCVEDKEDPAIQLVERLLAKYPLVDATLFVGGSDVGVNPKINNIHPGYMAAKYDFVMISDSGIKMKDDTLLDMVQNMSDKHALVHQMPFTSDRDGFAATFEKVFFGTVQSRIYLSADVLGINCHTGMSCLLRKAVIDQLGGXRAFGCYLAEDFFIARSVTRLGWKMRISNQPALQNSGLCDIGSFQARLIRWAKLRVAMVPTTILLEPLSECMILGAIAAWSASVLFSWDPLVFYLVHVLCWFLSDWLLLSIVQHGSMPFHKFEFVVGWLFRELTGPYLFLHALWNPAIRWRARTYKLHWGGVAYELNSPATDAANDPLTPQPQPAPTLEPAVANAGTTVDTLICTGAKQRLLVS is encoded by the exons ATGTCACACCTACCTTTGCCGCTTTATGGCTTCGCGGCATTCTTTATGGTTTTCTGGCTGGGCACCTGGATGGTGCATGTGATAGCCATTTGCTACGGCCGCTACAAGTTGCACAAGAAGTCCTGCAAGCTGCCCACAGAGGCACAACCCCTGCCAGGTGTCTCCATTCTCAAGCCGCTCATGGGCGTGGATCCAAATCTGCAGCACAACCTGGAGACCTTCTTCACCATGGACTATCCGCTGTACGAGCTGCTCTTCTGCGTCGAGGACAAGGAGGACCCGGCCATACAGCTGGTCGAGCGACTGCTGGCCAAGTACCCGCTGGTGGACGCCACCCTCTTTGTAGGTGGCTCCGACGTGGGCGTCAACCCCAAGATAAATAACATCCATCCAGGTTATATGGCCGCTAAGTACGACTTTGTGATGATCTCAGACAGCGGCATCAAGATGAAGGACGACACGCTGCTGGACATGGTGCAGAACATGTCCGACAAGCACGCCCTGGTCCACCAGATGCCCTTCACCAGCGACCGGGACGGATTTGCTGCCACCTTCGAGAAGGTCTTCTTCGGCACGGTGCAGAGCAGAATCTATCTATCGGCGGATGTGCTGGGCATCAACTGCCACACAGGCATGTCTTGTCTGCTGCGCAAGGCGGTCATCGACCAGCTGGGCG TGCGAGCCTTTGGCTGCTACTTGGCCGAGGATTTCTTCATCGCGCGCAGTGTAACGCGATTGGGCTGGAAGATGCGCATCTCCAACCAGCCAGCGCTGCAGAACAGTGGTCTCTGTGACATCGGAAGCTTCCAGGCGCGGCTCATTCGATGGGCCAAGCTGCGCGTGGCCATGGTGCCCACCACCATACTGCTGGAGCCGCTCTCCGAGTGCATGATCCTCGGCGCCATTGCCGCCTGGTCCGCATCCGTGCTGTTCAGTTGGGATCCGCTGGTGTTCTACCTGGTGCACGTGCTGTGTTGGTTCCTGTCCGACTGGCTGCTGCTCTCCATTGTCCAGCACGGCTCGATGCCGTTCCACAAGTTCGAGTTCGTCGTCGGCTGGCTGTTCAGAGAGCTGACCGGACCCTATCTGTTCCTGCACGCCCTCTGGAATCCGGCCATCCGTTGGCGCGCCCGCACCTACAAGCTTCACTGGGGCGGAGTGGCCTACGAACTGAACAGCCCCGCCACCGATGCTGCCAACGACCCGCTGacgccacagccacagcccgCACCCACGTTAGAGCCTGCGGTAGCCAACGCGGGAACAACGGTGGACACGCTGATCTGCACGGGCGCCAAGCAGCGACTGCTGGTGTCGTAG